From one Peredibacter starrii genomic stretch:
- a CDS encoding Hpt domain-containing protein: MEVPEAMQTRYVERRKQDLEVCRKNLALQKFSELEKVGHQLKGNGVTFGFDDISVIGKRMEVAAAEANVHEMEKALKDLSHWVKQHLN, from the coding sequence ATGGAAGTACCTGAAGCTATGCAAACTCGATATGTGGAGAGAAGAAAGCAGGATCTGGAAGTATGCCGGAAGAACCTTGCCTTACAAAAATTCTCCGAACTTGAAAAAGTCGGCCATCAATTAAAAGGCAATGGTGTCACATTTGGTTTTGATGATATTTCCGTGATCGGAAAAAGAATGGAAGTTGCCGCTGCCGAGGCCAATGTTCACGAAATGGAAAAGGCCCTTAAGGACCTTTCCCATTGGGTAAAGCAACATCTTAATTAA
- a CDS encoding sigma-54-dependent transcriptional regulator — protein sequence MKLKNSATITLIDDDLDLLDLLSSFFKQRGYKVFAFGNAEEALIEIENKRVEPDVVISDLKLPVMSGMDFIRRIRRSNSSLPIILMTSEGSVETAVEAIEAGAYDFVLKPLHIPQLLISVQRALFLNEVQQENTNLKSLFQEDLLGLKGVIGKSQGFKKALELAKRVSSSQANVLISGESGSGKEVIARAVHELGDKRDGPFIAINCSAIPENLLGSELFGHAKGAFTGAHDKKVGLFEEANKGTLFLDEIGDLTLPLQAKLLRVLQERKVKRIGENQYRDITARIICATHKDLRKEVAEGRFREDLFFRLNVIPIYMPPLRERRDDILPLSEYFLKKFAVMNNVNVKGFNKDAIQKLEAHEWKGNVRELENAIERAVVLTTSEFIQAEDLPTEDAYPSTGGETPQENKIGVSFEYEKPVTLDELSKKYIQYIFDKNDGAKEQTAKDLGIDRKTLYRKLKEMNLN from the coding sequence GTGAAACTCAAAAACAGCGCCACCATCACTTTAATCGACGACGATCTGGACCTATTGGACCTTCTATCAAGTTTCTTTAAACAACGTGGTTATAAGGTATTTGCCTTCGGCAATGCTGAAGAGGCCCTCATTGAAATTGAAAATAAGCGAGTTGAACCTGATGTTGTTATCTCGGATTTAAAACTGCCGGTGATGTCTGGGATGGATTTTATTCGCAGGATCAGACGTTCAAACTCGTCTCTTCCAATTATTCTCATGACCTCTGAAGGAAGCGTTGAAACCGCAGTTGAAGCGATTGAAGCAGGTGCTTACGATTTCGTATTAAAACCTCTTCATATCCCACAGCTTCTTATTTCTGTTCAACGTGCTCTCTTTTTAAATGAGGTTCAACAAGAGAACACAAATTTAAAAAGTCTTTTCCAGGAAGACCTTCTTGGACTTAAGGGCGTCATTGGTAAGTCGCAAGGATTTAAAAAGGCACTTGAACTCGCGAAAAGAGTTTCAAGTAGTCAGGCCAACGTTCTCATCTCAGGTGAATCTGGTTCAGGTAAAGAAGTTATTGCTCGAGCTGTTCACGAATTAGGAGATAAGCGCGACGGACCTTTCATTGCGATTAACTGTTCGGCCATTCCGGAGAACCTTCTCGGATCAGAGCTATTCGGTCACGCCAAAGGTGCCTTCACTGGTGCTCATGATAAGAAAGTTGGTCTCTTTGAAGAGGCGAATAAAGGTACCTTGTTCTTAGATGAAATTGGTGACCTGACTCTTCCACTGCAGGCAAAATTATTGCGTGTACTACAAGAGCGAAAAGTTAAGCGTATCGGTGAGAACCAATACCGAGATATCACCGCGAGAATTATCTGTGCTACCCATAAAGACCTTCGTAAAGAAGTGGCGGAAGGTAGATTCAGAGAAGACTTATTCTTCCGTTTAAATGTAATTCCCATTTATATGCCACCGCTAAGAGAAAGAAGAGATGATATTCTTCCTTTGAGTGAGTACTTCCTGAAAAAATTCGCAGTCATGAACAATGTGAATGTGAAGGGTTTCAATAAAGACGCCATTCAAAAACTTGAGGCCCATGAATGGAAAGGTAACGTTCGTGAGCTTGAAAACGCGATTGAAAGAGCGGTTGTGCTTACGACATCTGAGTTTATTCAAGCGGAAGATCTTCCGACTGAAGACGCTTATCCATCAACGGGTGGAGAGACACCTCAGGAGAATAAAATTGGTGTGAGCTTTGAATATGAAAAGCCAGTGACTCTGGATGAGCTTTCAAAGAAATACATTCAATATATTTTCGATAAGAATGATGGTGCCAAAGAGCAAACGGCCAAAGATCTTGGCATCGATCGTAAAACTCTTTATCGCAAATTAAAAGAGATGAACCTTAATTAA
- a CDS encoding DUF1328 domain-containing protein, translating to MLRAAIAFFVLGLLAFIFGAYNIAGTSIEVGKILLVVFLVFALISFLGGLTTGRTKDRLP from the coding sequence ATGTTAAGAGCAGCAATTGCATTCTTCGTGTTAGGACTTTTGGCCTTCATATTTGGGGCCTATAATATAGCAGGGACATCAATCGAAGTCGGAAAGATCCTGCTGGTGGTTTTTCTGGTCTTTGCATTGATCAGCTTTCTCGGTGGACTTACAACCGGCAGAACGAAGGATAGATTGCCTTGA
- the pdxH gene encoding pyridoxamine 5'-phosphate oxidase, translating to MDINETLENLRGTYLNAMLDIKDCNPDPVLQFDKWLEDAVNAKCDEPNAFVLSTIKGDRPRGRVVLLKGIHENQFIFYTNYNSAKGDEIALHDKVSLTFLWLPLHRQVRIEGVIKKVEPKISDEYFHKRPRGSQLGAIASPQSHKVSSREELEKFFADVEKKFAGTEVLPRPAHWGGYGIEADYIEFWQGRNNRMHDRICYEQKNGKWELYRLAP from the coding sequence ATGGATATAAATGAAACATTGGAAAATTTAAGAGGCACTTACCTGAATGCAATGCTGGATATCAAGGATTGTAATCCTGATCCCGTTTTGCAATTTGATAAATGGCTGGAAGATGCCGTGAATGCAAAGTGCGATGAGCCCAATGCTTTTGTGCTCTCTACGATTAAAGGTGATCGTCCTCGTGGTCGAGTTGTTCTCTTAAAAGGCATCCACGAAAACCAATTCATTTTTTACACCAACTACAATAGTGCCAAGGGTGATGAGATTGCTCTTCACGATAAAGTTTCTCTTACTTTCTTATGGCTTCCCCTGCACCGTCAGGTGCGCATTGAAGGCGTGATCAAAAAAGTAGAACCTAAAATTTCTGATGAGTATTTTCATAAGCGTCCACGCGGATCTCAACTTGGTGCCATTGCCTCACCTCAAAGTCATAAGGTTTCTAGTCGCGAGGAACTTGAAAAGTTTTTTGCTGATGTTGAAAAGAAGTTCGCCGGAACTGAAGTTCTTCCACGACCTGCTCACTGGGGCGGATATGGAATTGAAGCTGATTACATAGAGTTTTGGCAGGGAAGAAACAATCGTATGCACGATCGTATCTGCTATGAGCAGAAAAATGGTAAATGGGAACTTTATCGATTAGCACCTTGA
- a CDS encoding phosphatase PAP2 family protein, which produces MIEGLQALDRSFFLWLNSYHAEWLNGLMTVLSGQSIWVPFLGYFFWYSYKHFGKKETAYFALFLVLTLIASDVTSSYVLKNIVNRLRPCREIDLKPLIYSFGQKCGGKFGFVSSHAANSLALVMFSFKTLNFKHKWKHLIWIAPVLVSYSRIYLGVHYPGDVIGGFVIGTIWASFFAWVYRNHQGANR; this is translated from the coding sequence GTGATTGAAGGCCTTCAAGCTCTCGATCGCTCTTTTTTTCTGTGGTTAAATTCCTATCACGCTGAATGGCTAAATGGATTGATGACTGTCCTTTCCGGACAATCAATCTGGGTGCCTTTTCTGGGTTATTTCTTTTGGTATAGCTATAAGCACTTCGGAAAAAAAGAAACTGCTTACTTTGCTCTTTTCCTGGTGCTTACACTGATTGCAAGTGATGTGACTTCTTCGTATGTTCTAAAGAACATCGTAAATCGTCTGCGCCCTTGTCGCGAAATCGATTTAAAACCACTCATCTATTCATTCGGACAAAAGTGTGGAGGAAAATTTGGGTTTGTTTCTTCACATGCCGCGAACTCTTTGGCACTCGTGATGTTTTCTTTTAAAACTTTAAACTTCAAACACAAATGGAAACATCTCATCTGGATCGCCCCTGTGCTTGTAAGCTACAGTCGCATTTATTTAGGTGTTCATTACCCTGGAGATGTTATTGGTGGATTCGTAATCGGTACAATCTGGGCGTCGTTCTTTGCCTGGGTCTATCGCAACCATCAAGGTGCTAATCGATAA
- a CDS encoding polyprenol monophosphomannose synthase, which yields MLETLDRLHPSLNVLIIDDGSPDGTAKLIKNFQQKKANLHLIERSGKLGLGTAYIRGFRWALEQNFEAVITMDCDFSHDPEAIPEFTNKLGQYDLAVGSRYIGGIRIMNWPMQRLLLSYFASIYARVITGIPFSDSTGGFNGYSRKALQSLNLDKIFSIGYAFQIELKYKVWSQGLPCLEVPITFYERTVGKSKMSRKIIVEAVINVFRLRFKKMLGTLQ from the coding sequence ATGTTAGAGACGCTAGATCGTCTACATCCGAGCCTTAACGTTCTCATTATTGATGACGGATCTCCGGATGGAACAGCTAAACTCATCAAAAACTTCCAACAAAAGAAAGCGAACCTTCATTTAATTGAACGTTCTGGAAAACTTGGTCTAGGTACCGCTTACATCAGGGGCTTCCGTTGGGCCCTGGAACAAAACTTCGAAGCAGTCATCACTATGGACTGTGACTTCTCTCACGATCCAGAAGCTATTCCTGAATTTACAAATAAACTGGGTCAGTATGACCTGGCAGTAGGCTCTCGTTATATTGGCGGAATTCGTATCATGAACTGGCCGATGCAGAGACTTCTTCTTTCATACTTTGCCTCTATTTATGCTCGTGTTATTACCGGCATTCCATTCAGTGATTCAACTGGAGGCTTCAACGGTTATTCACGTAAGGCCCTTCAGTCACTTAATCTCGATAAGATTTTCTCAATTGGTTACGCTTTCCAGATTGAACTTAAATATAAAGTTTGGTCACAAGGCCTTCCATGTTTAGAAGTACCAATTACGTTCTATGAGCGCACAGTTGGTAAATCTAAAATGAGCCGCAAAATTATCGTAGAAGCGGTGATCAATGTGTTCCGCCTGCGCTTTAAAAAGATGCTAGGTACTCTTCAGTGA
- a CDS encoding ArnT family glycosyltransferase, giving the protein MTKSLRIGLLILFIYQVLIACGFELAHDEAYYWLYSKHLDWGFFDHPPFVGVVIKLFSFLPHAEVSVRLGFIVLQFLSLYLILGLTSSSIVATLLFFSFPLASFTGLLALPDIPLLFMTACYCVGLKRYLAKDDATNTVLLGLIIALLFYAKYHGVLLVFFTILAVPTLFKRKSFYAVAMVALIAFMPHMLWQYQHDFSTLRYHFLERPAAKFSLGRSLEFVGLQIVLSGVLAGPIVWWIAVKNKTTNQFDRAMKFISIGTVIFFLISTFTKRVEANWTIFLAIPLIYLVASSEIWNRVWPKRLLYASFAIVMLARILFVLPADKISIKRLKEFHGWKTWASEVKQACGETPILANTYQIASKLSYYLNTEINALNYHSRKNQFDYWRFDKQIPTKDVCYITDGQEFAGEEIQTPEGKNMNLLKNLSLKTLWDLKYGEENR; this is encoded by the coding sequence ATGACAAAATCTTTGCGTATTGGTTTATTGATCCTCTTTATCTACCAAGTTCTTATCGCTTGTGGCTTTGAACTTGCCCATGATGAGGCCTATTACTGGTTGTATTCCAAACATTTAGACTGGGGATTTTTTGATCATCCACCATTTGTTGGTGTTGTGATTAAGCTCTTCTCTTTTTTGCCCCATGCTGAAGTTTCAGTACGATTGGGATTTATTGTCCTCCAATTTCTAAGCCTTTACTTAATTTTGGGTCTTACCTCGAGTTCAATCGTGGCCACATTATTGTTTTTTAGTTTTCCACTTGCTTCATTTACGGGTCTTCTGGCATTGCCGGATATTCCCCTGCTCTTTATGACCGCATGTTACTGTGTAGGACTGAAACGTTACCTCGCGAAAGACGATGCCACTAACACCGTACTTTTAGGTTTGATCATCGCTCTCTTGTTCTATGCAAAATATCACGGAGTCCTTTTGGTGTTCTTCACCATTCTTGCGGTTCCAACTCTATTCAAGCGTAAAAGTTTTTATGCAGTTGCCATGGTGGCATTGATTGCCTTTATGCCTCACATGCTTTGGCAGTATCAACATGACTTCTCTACTTTGAGATATCATTTTCTTGAAAGACCAGCGGCCAAGTTCAGCCTGGGAAGAAGTTTAGAGTTCGTGGGACTGCAAATTGTTCTGTCGGGTGTACTTGCGGGCCCAATTGTTTGGTGGATTGCAGTTAAAAATAAAACCACTAATCAATTTGATCGCGCGATGAAATTCATTTCAATTGGCACTGTGATTTTCTTTTTGATTTCTACATTCACAAAACGTGTGGAAGCCAACTGGACCATTTTCCTGGCAATCCCACTAATCTATTTAGTGGCATCTTCGGAAATCTGGAACCGTGTTTGGCCCAAGCGCTTACTGTATGCTTCGTTTGCCATTGTAATGCTGGCACGAATCTTATTCGTATTACCGGCAGATAAGATTTCGATTAAGCGCTTAAAAGAGTTTCACGGTTGGAAGACCTGGGCTTCCGAGGTTAAACAGGCCTGTGGTGAGACGCCGATTCTGGCCAACACCTATCAGATTGCCTCGAAGCTTTCTTATTATCTTAACACTGAGATCAATGCCCTGAACTATCACTCTCGCAAGAATCAGTTTGATTATTGGCGTTTTGATAAACAGATCCCGACCAAAGATGTCTGTTACATTACAGACGGGCAGGAATTTGCAGGCGAGGAAATTCAAACTCCAGAGGGGAAAAATATGAACCTTCTAAAAAATCTGAGCCTTAAAACGCTTTGGGATTTAAAATATGGGGAGGAGAACCGATAA
- a CDS encoding PilZ domain-containing protein: MLSKLNLQNSYDKVKFLTIIQFILVLIGFVAEALVTQSVLNFSFIFQFIVLLVAYNFYYTALSNLFYSYWNMSLIFGIYYLVSLTRNFLVIGHPMIGILFCFSFVFLAIACYIVSSPLYYPRFHWWEYDFRFRADIRCWVEVDGKQYRGRLSDLRRGAGCLELFNQVSVGQPIQISLDILNQNFTLFAEVRSKREPIIGRSIIYGVKFVNNDLEQRQRQKFLTNYWNESKKIKIRNKFAAVQK, translated from the coding sequence ATGCTGAGTAAGTTAAATCTTCAAAATTCCTACGACAAGGTTAAGTTCCTTACGATCATCCAATTCATTTTGGTGTTGATTGGATTTGTAGCGGAAGCACTGGTGACTCAAAGTGTGCTTAACTTCTCATTCATTTTTCAGTTCATCGTTCTGCTAGTTGCTTACAATTTCTATTATACCGCGCTATCAAATCTTTTTTACTCGTACTGGAACATGTCCCTCATTTTCGGGATCTACTATCTGGTTTCATTGACCAGAAACTTCCTGGTAATTGGTCACCCCATGATCGGGATTCTTTTTTGCTTCAGTTTCGTGTTTCTCGCCATTGCTTGCTATATCGTTTCATCTCCCCTTTATTATCCGCGCTTTCACTGGTGGGAATATGACTTCCGCTTCCGTGCTGACATTCGCTGTTGGGTAGAGGTCGATGGAAAACAATATCGTGGTCGTTTATCAGATTTACGACGAGGTGCTGGATGTCTGGAGCTTTTTAACCAGGTTTCAGTAGGTCAGCCGATTCAAATTAGCCTAGATATTCTGAATCAAAACTTCACTTTGTTTGCAGAGGTCCGTTCTAAGCGGGAGCCGATCATCGGTCGCTCTATTATTTACGGAGTTAAGTTCGTAAATAATGATCTTGAGCAAAGACAGCGCCAAAAGTTTTTGACCAATTACTGGAACGAGAGTAAAAAAATCAAAATTCGTAATAAGTTTGCCGCTGTTCAGAAGTAG
- the tadA gene encoding tRNA adenosine(34) deaminase TadA, whose protein sequence is MKFTVADHLWYMGLALEQAELAYKAQEVPVGAVLVSPEGDILSKQFNLKESHFNPTAHAEILAITEGAKKLQNWRLSDCTLYVTLEPCPMCLTALVQSRVKQCVFGAYDAKGGALSLGYHLHQDKRLNHQFAIMGGVKHFECSKLLSQFFRERRSGYRPKI, encoded by the coding sequence ATGAAATTCACCGTCGCCGATCATTTATGGTACATGGGTCTCGCTCTCGAGCAGGCCGAACTCGCTTATAAAGCGCAGGAAGTTCCTGTGGGAGCAGTTCTTGTGTCACCTGAAGGTGATATTCTCTCTAAGCAATTTAATCTCAAAGAATCTCATTTTAACCCAACTGCTCACGCTGAAATCCTGGCGATCACTGAAGGTGCCAAGAAACTTCAGAATTGGCGTCTTTCGGATTGTACTTTGTATGTAACTCTAGAACCTTGCCCTATGTGCTTAACGGCACTGGTGCAATCTCGAGTTAAGCAATGTGTGTTTGGTGCTTATGATGCTAAAGGTGGCGCTCTAAGCCTTGGTTATCATCTTCATCAGGACAAGCGCCTTAATCATCAATTCGCCATTATGGGCGGAGTGAAACACTTTGAGTGTTCAAAGCTTCTCTCGCAATTTTTCAGAGAGCGTCGTTCCGGTTATCGTCCTAAGATCTAG
- a CDS encoding PAS domain S-box protein — MEYRGTKTYLETLFQHAPAAMAVLNTEMRYIEVNELWFKTFNLNETIIGKSHYEIFPSIPEAWKEYHKRGMAGEVLRQQEDFHMLVNGEKVWINWEVRPWYADEHKIGGIAILIKDVTEKKLIEDARQEGERKFKAIFDQVGIGIIQTTPIGDFITVNEQFARMIGYSIEELKRMNFADITYPEDINKSLNERDKMLNQKTNQSEIEKRYVKKDGSIFWARLTVSLLSDDQGNPNYFISTIQDITSRKEAEEALIENEQKFRAIFDQTAMGMAQVSLDGTIITANEKCCHVLGYSLDELQKMNFTQFTHPEDVEKDMTLLEELIAGNIPTYNIEKRYIKKDGSVAWAFLTVSLVRGTDLAPKYLIAAIHDISARKANEEELRRSRRDLKKRVEERTAYLSLLQTISSEANKSDNVFEALKISLFEICKLTKWQIGHFYMVDRGHKDKVPRSDLWCLEDETFYKPFVDKTDQIKAHDVSIISRVVSSGRPFWSNDIFHDKRLVKSEVGLLVGIKSGMAFPVLVKDEVAGVLEFFSDINIHPSPALMELMSQIGIQLGRLLERQRAKEEAEQSQYRLQAILDNLPARVYLKDLNKKYLLVNKVFKAFFNMENEDLRGKTSLDYFSPEAVEPWIQGDDDVIKKGKVVSYEVTYGKNGQGRARTFQLTKFPVIDSDGEIYAYGGISIEITDIKETEDRIRALLNSEHKARTDAEKAILARDEFISIASHELKSPITALKMKVQLMLRQLNRDANPALDKFRGSMCKLEHDADRLVTLINRLLDITRIQTGHFELNREDIVVNDLITNLVENLTLQLETTDSKLEVDMRDTIHAHWDKSRIEQVITNLITNAIKFGEKKPIKLILESTDHRARIIVIDHGRGIPPEFKSKIFDRYERANVGEGIQGLGLGLYIVKQILESHGGIITVESELGKGSTFIVELPLSEKYHIHKKRPDQRPGLGAH, encoded by the coding sequence ATGGAATACAGAGGCACTAAAACCTACCTTGAGACCCTCTTTCAGCACGCCCCCGCGGCGATGGCAGTTTTAAATACTGAGATGAGATACATAGAGGTTAATGAGCTCTGGTTTAAAACTTTCAATTTAAACGAAACCATTATCGGTAAAAGTCATTACGAAATTTTTCCATCCATACCTGAGGCCTGGAAGGAATACCATAAACGTGGAATGGCGGGAGAAGTGTTGCGCCAGCAAGAAGATTTTCACATGTTGGTGAACGGGGAAAAAGTCTGGATCAATTGGGAAGTTCGTCCTTGGTATGCAGACGAACATAAAATCGGTGGCATTGCGATCTTAATAAAAGATGTTACTGAAAAAAAACTTATTGAGGATGCTCGCCAAGAAGGAGAAAGAAAATTTAAGGCCATCTTTGATCAGGTAGGAATAGGCATTATTCAAACTACACCCATAGGTGATTTCATCACTGTGAATGAACAATTCGCAAGAATGATTGGCTACAGTATTGAAGAATTAAAACGAATGAATTTTGCAGACATCACTTATCCTGAGGACATTAACAAAAGTTTGAATGAGCGTGACAAAATGCTCAATCAAAAAACTAATCAAAGTGAGATCGAGAAAAGATATGTGAAGAAAGACGGATCAATTTTTTGGGCCCGTTTAACTGTTTCTCTTTTAAGTGATGATCAAGGAAATCCCAATTATTTTATTTCTACGATTCAGGACATCACAAGCAGGAAAGAGGCCGAAGAGGCCTTGATAGAAAATGAGCAAAAATTTAGGGCCATCTTCGATCAGACCGCCATGGGAATGGCCCAGGTTTCTCTGGATGGAACCATCATCACTGCCAATGAAAAGTGCTGTCATGTTCTTGGTTACTCTTTAGACGAACTTCAAAAGATGAATTTCACGCAATTCACTCATCCAGAAGATGTAGAAAAAGACATGACTCTCTTAGAAGAACTTATTGCGGGAAATATTCCAACTTACAATATTGAAAAGCGTTACATTAAAAAAGATGGAAGTGTGGCGTGGGCATTTCTCACCGTTTCCCTGGTGAGAGGAACAGACCTTGCTCCGAAATATCTCATCGCCGCCATTCATGATATTTCCGCCAGAAAGGCCAATGAAGAGGAACTTAGAAGATCCCGAAGAGATTTGAAGAAAAGAGTCGAAGAAAGAACTGCTTACTTAAGTCTTCTTCAGACCATTTCAAGTGAGGCCAACAAATCAGACAATGTGTTTGAAGCACTAAAGATAAGTCTTTTTGAGATCTGCAAACTCACGAAATGGCAGATCGGACACTTCTATATGGTAGATAGGGGCCATAAAGATAAGGTGCCAAGATCAGATTTATGGTGCCTTGAAGATGAGACATTCTACAAACCTTTTGTTGATAAAACCGACCAGATAAAGGCTCATGACGTGAGCATCATTAGTCGAGTCGTCAGTAGCGGCAGGCCTTTTTGGTCTAATGATATTTTTCATGACAAGCGGTTAGTGAAATCAGAAGTGGGACTTCTGGTAGGGATAAAGAGTGGAATGGCCTTTCCAGTTCTGGTTAAAGATGAGGTTGCGGGAGTCTTGGAGTTTTTCTCTGATATCAATATTCATCCAAGTCCCGCCTTGATGGAATTAATGTCACAAATTGGAATCCAGCTAGGTCGATTATTAGAACGTCAACGGGCCAAGGAAGAGGCTGAACAAAGCCAATATAGACTTCAGGCCATCCTCGATAACTTACCTGCAAGAGTGTACTTGAAGGATTTGAATAAGAAGTACTTATTAGTAAACAAAGTATTTAAAGCGTTCTTCAATATGGAGAATGAGGATCTACGCGGAAAAACGTCCCTGGATTATTTTTCACCAGAAGCAGTCGAACCATGGATTCAAGGTGACGATGACGTCATCAAAAAAGGGAAGGTTGTAAGTTATGAAGTGACTTACGGGAAAAACGGCCAAGGCAGAGCAAGAACGTTTCAACTGACTAAGTTCCCGGTGATCGACTCTGATGGAGAGATCTACGCTTATGGTGGTATCTCCATTGAGATCACAGACATAAAAGAGACGGAAGATAGAATTAGGGCCCTCCTTAATAGTGAACACAAGGCCCGCACCGATGCGGAAAAGGCGATTCTTGCCCGAGATGAATTTATTTCAATTGCTTCTCATGAATTAAAGTCACCCATAACCGCTTTGAAAATGAAAGTGCAGCTCATGCTTCGCCAGTTAAATCGGGATGCAAATCCCGCTCTGGATAAATTCAGGGGATCCATGTGCAAACTCGAACACGATGCAGACAGACTCGTTACCTTGATTAACCGCTTACTTGATATTACACGCATTCAAACCGGTCACTTTGAACTTAATCGAGAAGATATCGTAGTAAATGACTTAATAACCAATCTGGTAGAGAACCTGACTCTACAACTTGAAACGACTGACTCAAAACTTGAAGTCGATATGCGAGACACTATTCATGCCCATTGGGACAAGTCCCGCATTGAACAAGTAATCACAAATCTCATTACGAATGCTATTAAGTTCGGTGAGAAGAAACCCATCAAGCTCATTCTGGAAAGTACTGACCACCGAGCACGCATCATTGTGATTGATCATGGGCGGGGCATCCCACCTGAATTTAAAAGTAAAATTTTCGATCGATACGAAAGAGCGAATGTAGGCGAAGGCATTCAAGGTCTGGGTCTCGGTCTCTACATTGTTAAGCAGATTTTAGAGAGTCACGGTGGAATTATTACAGTTGAAAGTGAGTTAGGAAAGGGATCGACGTTTATTGTAGAACTTCCACTCAGTGAAAAATATCATATACATAAAAAAAGGCCGGATCAAAGACCCGGCCTTGGTGCACATTAA
- a CDS encoding penicillin-binding transpeptidase domain-containing protein, which yields MRLPACSTFKVPLAVMAYDSGILKDENLPVFKWDGQKRMIDAWNQNQTPTMWMRESAVWVSQEITPKLGIKKIEQYLKDFNYGNHDMSGGLKYAWLTPAPFIADSMGNTLKVSALEQVSFLEKLWQGELKASSQSQILTQKIMAQDVSPRGYTLVGKTGSGFSDSHHDLRLGWYVGHLEKGDREYIVVVNFSDKQKVPAGTFAGREAKEMAINLLSEKKLW from the coding sequence ATGCGTCTGCCGGCTTGTTCAACGTTCAAAGTTCCTCTGGCCGTAATGGCCTATGATTCAGGGATTTTGAAAGACGAGAACCTTCCCGTTTTTAAATGGGACGGTCAGAAGCGGATGATTGATGCCTGGAACCAGAATCAAACTCCGACGATGTGGATGCGCGAATCGGCAGTGTGGGTCTCACAAGAGATCACACCGAAGTTGGGTATCAAAAAGATCGAGCAGTATCTGAAAGATTTTAATTATGGGAACCATGATATGTCGGGCGGTCTTAAATACGCTTGGCTAACACCCGCTCCTTTCATTGCCGACTCTATGGGGAACACTTTAAAAGTTTCTGCCCTTGAGCAGGTGAGCTTTCTAGAAAAGCTATGGCAAGGAGAGTTAAAAGCTTCTAGTCAGTCTCAGATTTTGACGCAAAAAATTATGGCCCAGGATGTTTCTCCGCGTGGATACACGCTGGTTGGAAAAACGGGTTCAGGTTTTTCGGATTCCCATCATGATCTTCGTTTAGGTTGGTACGTTGGACACTTGGAAAAAGGAGATCGCGAGTACATCGTGGTTGTGAATTTTTCCGATAAACAAAAAGTACCTGCTGGAACGTTTGCCGGACGAGAGGCCAAGGAAATGGCGATCAATTTATTAAGTGAAAAGAAGCTCTGGTAA